In the genome of Candidatus Eisenbacteria bacterium, the window GACGGAGATGAATCCGACGCAGACGACGAGCGCGAGGCCGCGTGACACCGCGCGGAGCAGCGGCGTAGTGCGCGCGTCGTTCCAGCCGAGCGTCTGGAACATGCTCCAGATGCCGTGGTCAAGGTGCAGGCACAGGCACGCCATCGCGATTACGTAGAAGAGCG includes:
- a CDS encoding succinate dehydrogenase, coding for ILALFVVYHLLHLTAGKVGFQPGAYQHLAVHHNVEAAFSVWYVALFYVIAMACLCLHLDHGIWSMFQTLGWNDARTTPLLRAVSRGLALVVCVGFISVPVSVWVGWLR